A section of the Oryza sativa Japonica Group chromosome 1, ASM3414082v1 genome encodes:
- the LOC9270401 gene encoding phosphate transporter PHO1-1 — protein sequence MVKFSKQFEGQLVPEWKHAFVDYSLLKKDLKRMQHDYSPQGTIITTSTPHDHHQQQQSVAAPSSYNLSHCRLLLHKLPAAFFGSNNADHAGAIQVRRRVGRGEVYETEVTPEMETTAATAAREFFARLDAQLNKVNHFYKAKEEEFLHRGHSLRKQMDILLDLKSRSSSSLSGHHRAAAGDDPSISSSSATSGAEDESTRYVTSATDTDESQHETAVMRDPEELSAEQGLEDSGSLSRQSLGRTVSSCQRKNLKINIPLTTPCRTISALTDLLRDDLVSQPKNKCDSDAGITFTTINKTKLRHAEKMIKGAFIELYKGLGYLTTYRNLNMMAFVKILKKFEKVSGKQVLSVYLRAVESSYFNSSGEALKLMDEVEDVFVRHFAAGNRRKAMKYLKPTQRKESHTVTFFIGLMTGCFVALFLGYCIMAHIAGMYTQRRDSIYMETVYPVFSMFSLMFLHLFMYGCNMVAWRKARINYSFIFEFAAGRELKYRDVFLVCTASMAVIVGVMFAHLSLAVRGFHAQAIPGFLLLGFLLLLFCPFNMVYRSTRFQFLRILRNIVFSPLYKVVMVDFFMADQLCSQVPMLRSLEYVACYYISGSYRTQEYGYCINTKHIRDLAYAVSFLPYYWRAMQCARRWFDESDTGHLVNLGKYVSAMLAAGAKVAYEKDRSLGSLSLLVIVSSSATMYQLYWDFVKDWGLLQPNSKNPWLRNDLILKSKSIYYLSMGLNLVLRLAWLQTVIHPNFGSLDSRVTSFFLAALEVIRRGHWNFYRLENEHLNNAGKFRAVKTVPLPFHEADEED from the exons ATGGTGAAGTTCTCGAAGCAATTTGAAGGGCAGCTTGTCCCTGAGTGGAAGCATGCCTTTGTGGACTATAGCTTGCTCAAGAAAGATCTTAAGAGGATGCAGCATGATTATTCTCCCCAAGGGACCATAATTACCACCTCAACACCTCATgatcatcatcagcagcagcaatcaGTTGCGGCGCCATCAAGTTATAATTTGTCTCACTGCAGGCTCCTGTTGCACAAGCTCCCGGCGGCCTTCTTTGGCTCCAATAATGCTGATCATGCTGGAGCCATACAA GTGCGCCGGAGAGTGGGCAGGGGGGAGGTTTACGAGACGGAGGTGACGCCGGAgatggagacgacggcggcgacggcggcgagggagttCTTCGCGAGGCTGGACGCGCAGCTGAACAAGGTGAACCACTTCTACAAGGCCAAGGAGGAGGAGTTCCTCCACAGAGGTCACTCCCTCCGGAAGCAGATGGACATACTCCTCGACCTCAagtcgcggtcgtcgtcgtctctctccggccaccaccgcgccgccgccggcgacgacccctccatttcttcttcttccgccacctccggcgccg AGGATGAGTCCACGAGGTACGTGACGTCAGCAACAGACACGGACGAGAGCCAACACGAAACCGCGGTGATGAGAGACCCTGAAGAGCTTTCGGCTGAGCAGGGTCTAGAAGATTCTGGAAGCTTGTCAAGGCAGAGCCTAGGGAGGACAGTGAGCAGCTGCCAGAGGAAGAACCTGAAGATCAACATCCCCCTGACGACGCCATGCAGGACAATCTCTGCACTCACCGACCTCCTCCGGGACGATCTCGTCAGCCAGCCCAAGAACAAATGCGACTCTGACGCCGGCATCACGTTCACGACCATCAACAAGACGAAGCTCCGGCACGCCGAGAAGATGATCAAGGGCGCCTTCATCGAGCTCTACAAAGGTCTTGGATACCTCACAACCTACCG GAACCTGAACATGATGGCGTTCGTGAAGATCCTGAAGAAGTTCGAGAAGGTTAGCGGGAAGCAGGTGCTGTCCGTATACCTCAGGGCGGTGGAGAGCTCCTACTTCAACAGCTCCGGCGAGGCTCTGAAGCTGATGGACGAGGTGGAGGACGTGTTCGTCAGGCACTTCGCCGCCGGCAACAGGCGCAAGGCCATGAAGTACCTCAAGCCCACGCAACGGAAGGAGTCACACACTGTCACATTCTTCATCG GGCTCATGACGGGATGCTTCGTGGCGCTGTTCTTGGGCTACTGCATCATGGCGCACATCGCCGGAATGTACACGCAGCGGCGCGACTCCATCTACATGGAGACCGTCTACCCTGTTTTCAG CATGTTCAGCCTAATGTTCCTGCACCTGTTCATGTACGGGTGCAACATGGTGGCGTGGAGGAAGGCCCGGATCAACTACAGCTTCATCTTCGAGTTCGCGGCCGGAAGAGAGCTCAAGTACCGGGACGTCTTCCTCGTCTGCACCGCATCCATGGCCGTCATCGTCGGCGTCATGTTCGCGCACCTCTCCCTCGCCGTCAGGGGATTCCACGCCCAGGCCATCCCCGGATTCTTGCTCCTG GGgttcctgctgctgctgttctgcCCATTCAACATGGTGTATCGCTCCACTCGGTTTCAGTTCCTCAGGATACTGAGGAACATCGTTTTCTCACCACTCTACAAG GTTGTAATGGTAGACTTCTTCATGGCAGATCAGCTCTGCAGCCAG GTGCCTATGCTAAGAAGCCTCGAGTACGTCGCTTGCTACTACATCAGTGGAAGCTACAGAACACAGGAGTACGGATACTGCATCAACACCAAGCATATCAGAGATTTGGCCTATGCAGTTTCCTTCCTGCCCTACTACTGGAGAGCCATGCAG TGTGCAAGACGGTGGTTCGATGAGAGCGACACGGGCCACCTGGTAAACCTGGGCAAGTACGTCTCGGcgatgctcgccgccggcgccaaaGTGGCCTACGAGAAGGACAGGAGCCTTGGATCACTCTCACTCCTCGTCATCGTCTCCAGCTCTGCAACAATGTATCAGCTCTACTGGGACTTTGTCAAGGACTGGGGCTTGCTCCAGCCCAACTCCAAGAATCCATGGCTGAGGAATGACCTCATCCTTAAGAGCAAGTCCATATACTACTTGTCAATG GGTCTGAACCTTGTGCTAAGGCTTGCATGGCTACAAACCGTGATCCATCCAAACTTTGGGAGTTTGGACTCCAGGGTCACTTCATTCTTTCTAGCTGCTCTCGAGGTGATCCGGAGAGGGCATTGGAATTTCTATAG GCTGGAGAACGAGCATCTGAACAATGCAGGCAAATTCAGGGCGGTAAAAACAGTTCCGCTGCCTTTTCACGAAGCTGACGAGGAGGACTGA
- the LOC4326135 gene encoding lysine-rich arabinogalactan protein 19 precursor yields the protein MALLRQWRRGLALAALLALHLALAAAQSPAAAPAQPTPTPVPTAPAKSPPAPATPAPTATPTPPVAPAKAPPVAPAVAPVTPPPPTPKKAPPPPVTPPPVTPPPVTPPPVSPPPATPPPALPPSTPPPVAAPAEAPAALPPATTPPPVAEAPAELPPAEAPTKSKNKHRKKNKRGKKASAPAPEPLSPPAPAALSPADNQADVSGPAPSAFDLNGSNRQYGQWGFVLQTVMAALLLSLAW from the exons ATGGCGCTGCTCCGGCAATGGCGCCgcggcctcgccctcgccgctcTGCTCGCGCtccacctcgccctcgccgcggcACAGTCGCCTGCGGCCGCGCCGGCGCAGCCCACCCCAACCCCAgtgcccacggcgccggccaaGTCACCGCCCGCGCCGGCCACGCCTGCTCCCACCGCCACTCCCACTCCTCCCGTTGCACCGGCCAAGGCGCCGCCGGTCGCGCCCGCCGTCGCGCCtgtcacgccgccgccaccgacaccGAAGAaagcaccaccaccgccggtgACGCCCCCGCCGGTGACACCTCCCCCGGTGACACCCCCGCCGGTGTCGCCCCCGCCCGCCACCCCGCCTCCGGCTCTCCCGCCATCGACGCCCCCGCCGGTGGCTGCACCGGCCGAGGCGCCCGCGGCGTTGCCCCCGGCGACGACACCACCGCCAGTGGCCGAAGCGCCCGCGGAGCTGCCCCCGGCGGAGGCTCCGACCAAGAGCAAGAACAAGCACAGGAAGAAGAACAAGCGCGGCAAGAAGGcctccgcgcccgcgccggAGCCGTTGAGcccaccggcgccggccgcgctGTCGCCCGCCGACAACCAGGCCGACGTGTCCGGCCCAGCACCATCAGCATTCGATCTC AATGGAAGCAACAGGCAGTACGGACAATGGGGGTTTGTCCTTCAGACTGTCATGGCTGCACTGCTACTATCATTAGCATGGTGA
- the LOC4326136 gene encoding acetyl-CoA acetyltransferase 2 — translation MAPPPHSDSDLLKPRDVCIVGVARTPIGALLGSLSSLPATKLGSVAIQAALRRANVEPALVQEVFMGNVLSANLGQAPARQAALGAGLPDTVPCTTVNKVCSSGMKAVMLAAQTIQLGMHDVVVAGGMESMSNAPKYVAAARRGSRFGHDVLIDGMLKDGLWDVYNDFPMGMCAELCADQHSISREEQDLYAIQSNERAIAARDSGTFSWEIAPVEISSGRGKPPLIVDKDESLAKFNSAKLRKLGPTFKKNGSVTAGNSSSISDGAAAIVLVSGQKAKSLGLQVIARIRGYADAAQAPELFTTTPALAIPKAVSNAGLQTSQIDYYEINEAFSVVALANQKLLGIPSGKLNLSGGGVSLGHPIGCSGARIIVTLLGILRHKNGKIGVAGVCNGGGGASALVVELMQPSLFTRSSL, via the exons ATGGCTCCTCCTCCGCACTCGGACTCTGACCTGCTCAAGCCGAGAGACGTCTGCATCGTGGGCGTCGCCCGCACGCCCATCGGCGCCCTGCtcggctccctctcctccctccccgccaCCAAGCTCGGCTCCGTCGCCATCCAGG CCGCTCTCAGGAGAGCAAATGTGGAGCCGGCGCTCGTGCAGGAGGTCTTCATGGGGAACGTTCTCAGCGCCAACCTTGGCCAAGCCCCGGCGAGGCAAGCCGCCCTAGGCGCCGGCTTGCCCGACACTGTGCCCTGCACCACCGTCAACAAAGTTTGCTCCTCGGGGATGAAGG CTGTCATGCTTGCGGCGCAGACTATTCAGCTTGGGATGCATGATGTTGTTGTCGCTGGTGGGATGGAGAGCATGTCCAATGCCCCCAAATATGTCGCGGCAGCAAG ACGGGGGTCACGGTTTGGGCACGACGTCCTCATCGATGGGATGCTCAAGGATGGGCTGTGGGATGTGTATAATGATTTCCCAATGGGAATGTGTGCCGAGTTGTGTGCGGATCAACACTCCATTTCAAGGGAGGAGCAG GATCTTTATGCTATCCAGAGCAATGAACGTGCAATAGCAGCTCGTGATAGCGGCACATTTTCTTGGGAAATTGCTCCG GTTGAAATTTCTTCCGGTAGAGGGAAACCACCACTTATTGTTGACAAGGATGAGAGTCTTGCAAAG TTCAATTCAGCGAAGCTGAGGAAACTTGGGCCGACTTTCAAGAAGAATGGTTCTGTAACTGCCGGCAATTCTTCTAGTATAAG TGATGGTGCTGCTGCAATCGTGCTAGTCAGTGGACAGAAAGCCAAGAGTCTTGGCCTTCAAGTTATTGCAAGGATCAGAGGGTATGCGGATGCTGCTCAG GCACCTGAATTATTTACAACTACTCCAGCTCTTGCTATTCCAAAGGCTGTATCAAATGCGGGTCTCCAAACTTCACAAATAGATTATTATGAGATAAACGAAGCTTTCTCC GTCGTTGCTTTAGCCAACCAGAAGCTTCTTGGTATTCCTTCG GGAAAGCTTAACCTAAGTGGTGGTGGTGTTTCTCTGGGCCATCCTATTGGTTGCAGTGGTGCGAGAATCATAGTCACTTTGCTCGGG ATTCTTAGACATAAAAATGGAAAGATTGGGGTTGCTGGAGTTTGCAATGGAGGTGGTGGTGCTTCTGCCCTTGTTGTGGAACTCAT GCAACCATCACTATTTACACGTTCCTCGTTGTGA